One stretch of Novosphingobium pentaromativorans US6-1 DNA includes these proteins:
- a CDS encoding TonB-dependent receptor yields MTGRKAVALALSTSLAGLAQPVFAAEEAPKADTAQSLDIVVTATRREQKLQDVPIAVTAISAEQFVKSSYRDPSDLQYLSPSVQVSASGGSGFNVRGVGTASFDAATEQTVGLVVDGIVYGFVNDLGGDLSDVSRVEVLRGPQGTQFGKNASAGVINITTERPSTDRTYSVVHAAYGSYDDTNASYRVNVPVTDTLAVMGVASYQNRDGWAWNPVRQEKAGSSDQVGVKGKLMWAPSADFDLFASVDYRRFYRTPSFLTSYRALGVGSGAIPPGFGILDYGIEPGPNNTQTGLASESFHENRVGGGSVELNYHFGDYTLTSLTGYRMLARNAFATFANTPISAAEGPVRVRSDQFSQELRLSSAGGQFIDFVSGLYYYHRSTKEVTMFGGSFGGLAEMLYGPDAKLSFSGGRDHLRYSVDSIAGFLDGTVNLTDDFKAILGARLTRDKASSSLYTEEVENIYPLTGTMSAPGSAKTSNTDFSWRAGLQYNFTPDVMAYFTAARGYKGPLAIAVAGSSARIVDPETVRSYEAGIKTTWLNGNLLFNLTAFHEKFRNFQTNVPDLTLLPPGFVTGNAGGMKTQGIEAEFSVMPLQGLTLTANGTYQDAKYTDFLSACYSEYEAIPLPTTDDPNVAGACYTVPGTDLSYIQAKGSPAPNASKWNFTLAASIEKPIGAGLAVDAAANYLYRSDFYTNGVDPNTRVDGYGIVNVNLGIGAEDSSWRVGLFARNLFDKYYISAIELGGFDVGSLVNVLNPEAQRTLGVVLDARF; encoded by the coding sequence ATGACAGGAAGAAAAGCAGTTGCTTTGGCTCTCTCGACGAGCCTGGCTGGATTGGCGCAGCCGGTATTCGCCGCAGAGGAAGCGCCGAAGGCAGACACGGCCCAATCGCTCGACATCGTTGTTACGGCAACGCGCCGTGAACAGAAGCTTCAGGATGTGCCGATCGCGGTGACGGCAATCAGCGCTGAACAATTCGTCAAATCGAGCTACCGGGATCCGTCCGACCTTCAATACCTTTCGCCCAGCGTTCAGGTGAGCGCCAGCGGCGGTTCGGGTTTCAATGTGCGCGGCGTCGGGACTGCCAGCTTCGACGCAGCCACCGAGCAGACGGTCGGGCTTGTCGTGGACGGCATTGTCTATGGCTTCGTAAACGATCTTGGCGGTGACCTGAGCGACGTATCGCGCGTTGAAGTCCTGCGTGGGCCCCAGGGCACGCAATTTGGCAAGAATGCTTCTGCGGGCGTCATCAACATTACTACCGAACGCCCTTCGACGGACCGGACCTACAGCGTGGTTCACGCAGCCTACGGTTCCTACGACGACACCAACGCAAGCTATCGCGTCAATGTGCCGGTGACCGACACCCTGGCGGTCATGGGCGTCGCTTCCTATCAGAACCGCGATGGCTGGGCATGGAACCCGGTGCGCCAGGAAAAGGCGGGCAGCTCCGATCAGGTGGGCGTCAAGGGCAAGCTCATGTGGGCCCCGAGCGCGGACTTCGACCTGTTCGCCAGCGTCGATTACCGCCGGTTCTACAGGACGCCGTCGTTTCTTACCAGCTACCGCGCATTGGGCGTGGGCAGCGGAGCCATTCCGCCCGGCTTCGGCATTCTCGATTACGGTATCGAACCCGGACCCAACAACACGCAAACCGGCCTTGCAAGCGAAAGCTTCCACGAGAATCGCGTCGGTGGCGGTTCGGTCGAGCTGAACTATCACTTCGGTGATTACACGCTGACATCGCTGACCGGCTATCGCATGCTGGCCCGCAATGCCTTCGCGACTTTCGCGAATACGCCGATCTCCGCCGCAGAGGGTCCCGTGCGTGTGCGCAGCGACCAGTTCTCTCAGGAATTGCGTCTCAGTTCGGCTGGGGGACAGTTCATCGACTTCGTGTCCGGCCTTTACTATTATCACCGCAGTACGAAGGAAGTCACCATGTTCGGCGGCAGCTTCGGCGGTCTGGCCGAGATGCTTTACGGCCCGGATGCGAAGCTTTCCTTTAGCGGCGGGCGCGATCATCTCAGATATTCGGTCGACAGCATTGCCGGCTTCCTGGACGGTACTGTCAATCTGACGGACGACTTCAAGGCGATCCTGGGTGCACGCCTCACGCGTGACAAGGCATCGTCCAGCCTCTACACGGAAGAAGTTGAAAACATTTATCCGCTTACCGGCACCATGTCCGCGCCCGGTAGCGCCAAGACTTCGAATACCGACTTCTCGTGGCGGGCTGGCCTGCAATACAACTTTACCCCTGATGTGATGGCCTATTTCACGGCTGCGCGCGGTTACAAGGGGCCGTTGGCGATTGCGGTTGCCGGCTCATCGGCGCGGATCGTTGATCCGGAGACCGTCCGGTCGTACGAGGCCGGCATCAAGACGACCTGGCTGAACGGCAACCTGCTGTTCAACCTGACGGCATTCCATGAGAAGTTCCGCAACTTCCAGACGAACGTGCCCGATCTTACGCTTCTTCCGCCGGGTTTCGTTACCGGCAATGCGGGCGGGATGAAGACCCAGGGTATCGAGGCGGAATTCTCGGTCATGCCGCTGCAGGGCCTGACGCTTACGGCCAACGGTACCTATCAGGATGCCAAGTACACTGACTTCCTTTCGGCCTGCTACTCCGAATATGAAGCCATTCCGCTTCCGACTACAGACGATCCGAACGTAGCCGGGGCCTGCTATACCGTTCCCGGAACCGACCTGAGTTATATTCAGGCCAAGGGTTCGCCAGCACCTAATGCCAGCAAGTGGAACTTCACGCTTGCCGCCAGCATCGAGAAGCCGATAGGCGCGGGCCTGGCTGTCGATGCCGCGGCGAACTACCTCTATCGCAGCGACTTCTACACCAATGGTGTCGATCCCAACACCCGCGTGGACGGCTACGGTATCGTCAACGTCAATCTGGGGATCGGTGCCGAGGACAGCAGCTGGCGCGTCGGCCTCTTCGCCAGAAACCTCTTCGACAAGTACTACATTTCGGCAATCGAACTGGGTGGTTTCGATGTTGGAAGTCTCGTGAACGTGCTCAATCCGGAGGCGCAGCGCACCCTGGGCGTCGTCCTGGACGCGCGGTTCTGA
- a CDS encoding nucleobase:cation symporter-2 family protein — MLMESDMPVQPLADAVEPDPGAVDEVPAFSKLAVLGLQHVMVMYAGAVAVPLVLGHALGLTASQIGLLVSADLFGCGLVTLLQTIGIKGVGLRMPIMMGVTFASIGPMLAIANSNIAAGHGPEHSLQVICGAVLVAGVFGLLIAPVLGKIARFFPPVVTGTVILVIGVSLIGIGVGWIVGQGRSGEVDASHAAMSFFVLALILAVLRFGRGMVRNAAILIGVAVGTGVASAMGMTDFSAVGESAIVGFTPPLVFGMPRFELGAAVSMMFVMIIVMVESVGMFFAVSEIVGKPMDSALMTRGLRADGLGTIIGGLFNAFPYTSFSQNIGLIAITGVRSRFVCATGAVIMLGLALSPKLAVAIASIPSFVLGGAGLVMFGMIAATGVRILGKVDLSGNPHNQTILAVSLSMGMVPLVSEGIFASLPQPLQPFVHSGIVLATISAVALNWLLNKDRN, encoded by the coding sequence ATGCTCATGGAATCCGATATGCCCGTACAGCCGCTAGCTGACGCGGTTGAGCCCGATCCGGGCGCGGTGGACGAAGTTCCCGCATTTTCGAAGTTGGCCGTTCTGGGGCTGCAGCACGTCATGGTGATGTACGCAGGCGCCGTTGCGGTACCCCTCGTGCTCGGTCATGCGCTGGGCCTCACGGCGTCGCAGATCGGGCTTCTGGTTAGTGCCGACCTGTTCGGGTGCGGCCTCGTCACACTGCTCCAGACCATTGGAATCAAGGGCGTTGGTCTGCGCATGCCGATCATGATGGGCGTTACCTTCGCCTCGATCGGTCCGATGCTGGCGATCGCCAACAGCAATATCGCCGCAGGCCATGGGCCGGAACACAGCCTTCAGGTCATCTGCGGCGCGGTTCTCGTCGCAGGCGTCTTCGGACTGTTGATCGCACCTGTGCTCGGCAAGATTGCAAGATTCTTCCCACCCGTGGTGACCGGTACCGTCATACTTGTGATCGGCGTATCCCTAATCGGCATCGGCGTGGGTTGGATCGTCGGTCAGGGGAGAAGCGGTGAAGTCGATGCCTCTCACGCCGCGATGTCGTTCTTCGTCCTGGCCCTCATCCTCGCGGTATTGCGCTTCGGAAGGGGAATGGTGCGCAATGCCGCGATCCTGATCGGCGTCGCCGTGGGGACCGGAGTTGCCTCCGCTATGGGGATGACGGACTTCTCGGCGGTCGGTGAATCGGCGATAGTGGGTTTCACGCCGCCGCTTGTTTTCGGCATGCCTCGCTTCGAACTGGGGGCGGCAGTCAGCATGATGTTCGTGATGATCATCGTCATGGTCGAATCCGTGGGCATGTTCTTCGCCGTTTCGGAGATCGTCGGAAAGCCGATGGACAGTGCGCTGATGACGCGAGGCCTGCGCGCGGATGGTCTGGGCACGATCATCGGCGGTCTGTTCAATGCCTTTCCCTATACTTCGTTCTCGCAGAACATCGGACTGATAGCGATCACCGGCGTGCGCTCGCGTTTCGTGTGCGCCACGGGGGCCGTGATCATGCTCGGCCTTGCTCTCAGTCCCAAACTTGCCGTTGCCATCGCATCGATCCCCTCGTTCGTGCTGGGCGGGGCGGGGCTGGTCATGTTCGGCATGATCGCCGCAACCGGGGTGCGTATTCTCGGCAAGGTCGATCTTTCGGGAAATCCGCACAACCAGACGATCCTTGCCGTCTCGCTGAGCATGGGCATGGTGCCGCTCGTCTCGGAAGGCATCTTCGCCTCTCTCCCGCAGCCGCTGCAGCCTTTCGTCCATTCGGGCATTGTGCTTGCCACGATTTCGGCGGTGGCGCTCAACTGGCTGCTCAACAAGGATCGCAACTGA